The genomic DNA GTATTGGATAAAAAACTGAACTTCAATATTCGAATCAATGATGTTCTAAAAGGTACCGCCAGCGAGGGCTTTCTATACTATGATGATTTTCATCAATTTTATAGCAATTATTACGATAATCGGAGCGTGGTGGTGACGGTAACTTATCATTTTGGCGAGAACAAAACCCAAGCTAAAAACATCAATTTTAATGATCAATACAGAGCCAACTAATTCTATATTTTCGCTTGTGGAACAAAATAAAGCGTAAAAAAGCCGCGGCACTCTTTGAGTGCCGCGGCTCATTCTATTACACTATAAAGTTAAAATCTTATTTCACGATTAACTTCACATTGTGCTTCACACCTTGGTTATCTACGAGATTGAGGATGTAAACGCCTTTAGGATGTTGTGTCAAGTTCAATTCAAATTTATTACCTTTGAAGGTATTGCTTAGAATCTGCTTACCTGACATATCGTAAACGCCTGCTTTAAGTGTGCTCACGCTCGCATCTGCCTCCACTACAAATTTACCTGTAGATGGATTTGGATACACTTTTAAGCCTGCATTAGCATTAACATCTGTAGTGGCAAGAGTGGTAATATCTACAACAATGGTCTTCATTTCTGATTCTACACCATCGGAGTAAACTGCTGATACGCCATAAGTGTAGGTACCATTGGCATTGATGTTTTCATCATAGATGCGTTTTGTAATATCATCTATATTCTCCATCACTACACCATCTTTTACCACTTTGTAACCTGTAAGGTGTGGTAAATTAAGCGCTCCAAAGGTTTTCTTAGGATTAGCCACGCTTCTTGATGATGCTTTTTCAAGCCCCTCATTAGAAACTAATCGCTCTGCTTTCTTGAACTCCGTTTTAAAGTCTACGCCTTGACTTTGCTCAGTGGTCAGAACTTCATCTTTCTTAGCTCCTGTTCTACCCGCTGCAGAGTTATCGTAACCTACTTCTATATCATCAATCGCTAAGTACAAGCCGTCATCTGCAGCTGTTGTCTTATGATTGAATGCGATATAGAAATCATTCTGAGCCACCTCTTTGATGTTAATTGTATTTTCAGCAAATGTTTTTTGAGCGCCTGTCGCTTCAAAAGAATACACTTTATGACCTGCTTTTATTTCATCTACTGTAGGAACATCTCCTGAAGCTGGTGCTTCTACCACATAAACATCGTAACGCTCTGCATATGGGAACTTATAGAAATACTTAAGTACTTCCGCACCACCTCTAATCTTAGAACTGATGAGGAAATCATCTACATCAAAACCTCCATAGAACCAAGAATAAGATATAGCACCATATTTACCAGAGTTTTTAGTTACCTCAGAGATGAACCAATTTATACCATCATTATTAGCATCTACTGCCGTAATATCCGCAGGCATGTTGCCATTAGCTTCAAACCTTTCCTGATATAAAGGATTCATCACTGGTCTATCCCACTTCAGCGTTAAGGCTTGGTCACTGGTATTAAAATTAGAAGTAAGCCCATCTACAGGGTTATGAACCTCTGCCACCGTGATTAAATCTGTTTTTGTAACTTCATCACTGTTAAGTAGTGAAGTCACCTCTAAAGCTACAGAATATTGACCTGTTTTGTTGAATTTAACATTTGGATTTTTAGATGTATTATCTGTACCTCCTACGAACTCTACACCATCAGAAGGCGTAATTGTCCATTTGAATGATTCTGGCGCAGGATCTCCTGTAGAAGTATTGGTAAACACCACAGCTTCACCTACATAAATATTTTCTGAACTTACATTAAAGTTGGCTGCAGCTGCTGTATTAGCAATCGTAATATAATCCGTTTTTGTTACGCTACCTTCACCTTTTGCATTAACCGCTTTTAAGGTTACGCTATAAGTTCCTTCTTGATTAAATACCACTTTCGGCTCTTCAGAAGTAGCAGTAGTAGAGTCTTGATAAGTCACCGTATTAGGCTCAAATGACCACTGCCAAGAGTTAATTGGTAAAGTGGAAGCTGTTAATGTAGTATTCCTAAAACTAACTGTTTCAAATGAATTAGCCTTTACTTTACTTGCTGTGAAGTCAGCTTCTGGCTTAGCTTCTGCATATTGGAACGCTACATCATCTATCGCTACAGCGTAAGAAGTTGCATCGGCTTCTGTTTTATGGTTAAACCCTACATAAGCCACTTGGTCATTAGGCACTGAAAATTCATAAGAGTGTTTAATATAAGCTCCATCAGAAACCGCTTCTACTTTTGCAGCAATTTCCGTAGTCATAGCTGCACTGTTAGGCTCACTACCTAAAGCTACGCTAATGGACTCCTCTAAGTTTTGGAATTTTCTAATAAAGAACACAACTCTATAAAGCACCCCTCCTTTCAATTTAATTGGATTAGAAAACAACCAATCGTTAATATCTCTTTCATTACCAGGGAAATTTACTGCAAAACTTTTTCCTTCGTGCGCAAAACTTAGATCATCATATTTTCTCCAAGTTCTACCATCACGATCTTTATCTTCTGACAACCAACCATTTTTAGCAAAATCATCTTCAAAACCAAAGCTATGAGATGCTTGGTCTGGTGTAAGATCCGCTACTATACCAAATAAATCTAAACTGGATTGATTATTTAAGTCAACCTGATCTTCTGGATAAACAATTTCTCCTGATACACTAAAGTTAATAAAAGATTGTGATAAATCAAAGGTTTTAGACACCTCTACTACAGCACCTGCATCAATCGTAGGAATATTAATCTCACCTTCAGAAACTAATACTCCTGTATCTTTATTGGTGAATTTATAAGCCAATTTAGCTCCTGCAATAGAGTCTGTTCCTTTATTCTGAATGATAAACTTCACTGGCGTAGCCGAAGTGTAATCAACTGGAGCCACATCAGATTTAATAGAGTTTAATGCTAAGTCTTTCTGTACCCCATTATTGATACCTATTACTACTAGCGAGAAGTCCTGAACATTAGATGGCGCTAAACCTATAGCTAAATCTCCATTAGCATTGGTCTGAATAACATTATCCCTTAAATCACCCTTATGGCTTACTACAATAGTGTAAGTAGCCCCCGCTTCTGGATTGTTAATCACCACTTGCTCCACATTATCTACCGTATTATCCCCCTTAGTAGCTGCTGCTCCTGGGTTGGTTGGGTCTAATACCCACGGCATTTCTTCTACACCATTTTTCAGCACCCGTAAATCTAAGTCATTCACAAGCATTTTAGTTCTATCATTAACAACTGAATCATCAGACAAAGTAGATGGCACGGGGTCTGTCCAAGCAATAGTCACCTTCAACGGCTCTACTCCTGATGCTACCACATCCAACCTACTCTCTTGGCTATTCCTTAGCGTTTTCTCTTGGATCAATGTATATTTTCCGTTAAAAGCAATCGCTTTAACAGCATCATAAGTATTGAGTAATCCCCAACCTGATGCATAATCTGGTCCGTCTGATACACCTACTTCATTGGCGGTTCCAATAGCTAAGGCTTTAAGTGTGGCTGCACGCATCACATCACCATTATTGCTTTTTGAATATTGTTCCTGGATTAAAAGCAAAGAACCTGTAACATTAGGAGAAGCCATAGAGGTTCCACTCATTCCACTATAAGCCGCATCATCAGAAGACACAGTAGAAGTTAATCCGACACCTATTCCTGACAAATCCGGCTTAATACGCCCATCATTTACTGGACCAAAGCCACTAAAACTCGCCATTTTAACATCTGATGGTTGGGTGTAGCCACCTGGAATTTTTGCAGCCGCACCTACAGTTAAAATATTTTTACCCACAGAACCTGTGCCGATACAGTCAAAACCATCAGCACCTCCGTTTTTTTGACGTACCACCGTAGATTCATGCCATACCCCTTTTTCATCTCTTACATAATGAAGACCTCCTGGTTCTGGCCCATCCCCTCTTGGATTACCCGCAGCCTTTACAGGAAGGTAATAAGGTGCATTTTTAGCTATTAAATCCCAATCTCTATCTGCATCTGAATAGAAGCCATAACCCACATATTCTGTTTCATCTTCTGCTCCGAACCAGTGCCATCCCTGATTCCCTGACCAATCTCCCCACTCAAAAGCACCTAAATAACCATAAGAGTGATTAGATAAAATAGCTCCTTGGGCAGCAGCAGCCGTCATTTCTTGCTCATCTGAGTTCCAATCATAAGCATCTAAAGTAGCTTTTGGGGCCATACCTTTAGCTGCAGGATTAACTCCCCCAGCTATCATAGTACCTGCCACATGGGTAGCGTGCGCACTAAAACCTGTTGGGGTATCTTTTTGGCTTACTCTACCGCCAAACTCTTGGTGTGTGGTTCTCACTGCTCCTCCATCCCACTCGTGGACTTTCATTCCTTCTCCTTCAAGGTTGAAAACTGTACCTGCACCTACTTTGTTGGTTCCTGTTCCTTCTGCAGCGCCTGTATTATTGGTCACATAATAAAGCGGCTGACCTTTTTTATCAAAGCCTTGAAGTTGATAAAGTTTTCCTTTAGAGGTCTCACCTGAGAAAGGAATGTTAAGTTTTTTAGCTTGGGATTGCAGTTGCTTCACGGTAAGCGTAGATTTTCCAAACGCTTTTTGTAAGGTGTTCAACTGTCCCAAATCAGACGCTTGTCTGATTTTTTTCACCTGCTCGACATTCTGAGCATAGACAAAACTCGGCGCTAATAAAAACCCTACCGCTACCGGTAACAGGTTTTTATGATTACCTAGTTTTTCTAAAATAGATTTTTTCATAACGACAAAATGTTTAAAATTGTATGGCAATATTAACAAATTTTAACTATACCAACAAATATTTTTATGTTAAAATTTCAGCACATCAACAAATAAAACGCAACTTATCATCATAAAACACAACCAAAAACACATTAGTATAATATAAACAATAATTTTAAATTAAATTACGGATATCACAATACAAAACCAAGAGCATATTTGAGCCTAATCATCGTTTTTTATCTGAAAACACCTTTATTTTAATGACAAATATCATATTTATACCATTCTATAATATCCTCAAAAAACCATATGTATTTTTACGAATATTCCGTTAAGCTAAAAGAAAACAAGCCTCTATTAACTTCCTATTTATCAAGCCAATAAATAACCAACACCTTCTAAAAATTCTGCTTTACCCACTCAAAAAATAAGTATTATTTATAGTAATTCTAAATAACAAACCTATTAAATCTTATAGACCTTAGATTATTCTCTAAAAATTCGTTATTTTTGTCCTCTGTAAATCAAGAAAATATAAACTATAATGTCAACATCTAAAATCTACTACACGCTAACAGATGAGGCGCCAATGCTCGCTACACACTCATTTTTGCCCATCATAAAAGCTTTTACCAAAACTGCCAATATTGAAATTGCAGTGCCTGATATTTCTCTCGCAGGAAGAATTTTAGCCAATATGTCGGATTTCCTCCCTGA from Riemerella columbina includes the following:
- a CDS encoding S8 family serine peptidase → MKKSILEKLGNHKNLLPVAVGFLLAPSFVYAQNVEQVKKIRQASDLGQLNTLQKAFGKSTLTVKQLQSQAKKLNIPFSGETSKGKLYQLQGFDKKGQPLYYVTNNTGAAEGTGTNKVGAGTVFNLEGEGMKVHEWDGGAVRTTHQEFGGRVSQKDTPTGFSAHATHVAGTMIAGGVNPAAKGMAPKATLDAYDWNSDEQEMTAAAAQGAILSNHSYGYLGAFEWGDWSGNQGWHWFGAEDETEYVGYGFYSDADRDWDLIAKNAPYYLPVKAAGNPRGDGPEPGGLHYVRDEKGVWHESTVVRQKNGGADGFDCIGTGSVGKNILTVGAAAKIPGGYTQPSDVKMASFSGFGPVNDGRIKPDLSGIGVGLTSTVSSDDAAYSGMSGTSMASPNVTGSLLLIQEQYSKSNNGDVMRAATLKALAIGTANEVGVSDGPDYASGWGLLNTYDAVKAIAFNGKYTLIQEKTLRNSQESRLDVVASGVEPLKVTIAWTDPVPSTLSDDSVVNDRTKMLVNDLDLRVLKNGVEEMPWVLDPTNPGAAATKGDNTVDNVEQVVINNPEAGATYTIVVSHKGDLRDNVIQTNANGDLAIGLAPSNVQDFSLVVIGINNGVQKDLALNSIKSDVAPVDYTSATPVKFIIQNKGTDSIAGAKLAYKFTNKDTGVLVSEGEINIPTIDAGAVVEVSKTFDLSQSFINFSVSGEIVYPEDQVDLNNQSSLDLFGIVADLTPDQASHSFGFEDDFAKNGWLSEDKDRDGRTWRKYDDLSFAHEGKSFAVNFPGNERDINDWLFSNPIKLKGGVLYRVVFFIRKFQNLEESISVALGSEPNSAAMTTEIAAKVEAVSDGAYIKHSYEFSVPNDQVAYVGFNHKTEADATSYAVAIDDVAFQYAEAKPEADFTASKVKANSFETVSFRNTTLTASTLPINSWQWSFEPNTVTYQDSTTATSEEPKVVFNQEGTYSVTLKAVNAKGEGSVTKTDYITIANTAAAANFNVSSENIYVGEAVVFTNTSTGDPAPESFKWTITPSDGVEFVGGTDNTSKNPNVKFNKTGQYSVALEVTSLLNSDEVTKTDLITVAEVHNPVDGLTSNFNTSDQALTLKWDRPVMNPLYQERFEANGNMPADITAVDANNDGINWFISEVTKNSGKYGAISYSWFYGGFDVDDFLISSKIRGGAEVLKYFYKFPYAERYDVYVVEAPASGDVPTVDEIKAGHKVYSFEATGAQKTFAENTINIKEVAQNDFYIAFNHKTTAADDGLYLAIDDIEVGYDNSAAGRTGAKKDEVLTTEQSQGVDFKTEFKKAERLVSNEGLEKASSRSVANPKKTFGALNLPHLTGYKVVKDGVVMENIDDITKRIYDENINANGTYTYGVSAVYSDGVESEMKTIVVDITTLATTDVNANAGLKVYPNPSTGKFVVEADASVSTLKAGVYDMSGKQILSNTFKGNKFELNLTQHPKGVYILNLVDNQGVKHNVKLIVK